A section of the Malus sylvestris chromosome 17, drMalSylv7.2, whole genome shotgun sequence genome encodes:
- the LOC126612461 gene encoding pentatricopeptide repeat-containing protein At3g14330 isoform X1 has protein sequence MIAAISLSTNKPGASTNITVPSLIPNGPQKPSKPLPSTLKWLAKSGKLDEALRLIESSPSKLTATQSDIEAYSLLLHTCISRRSLEHGQRLYLQLLLSDDRGENGILLRNPTLKSKLITLYSVCGRVDDARSVFYDGVEDGQMPESVWVAMAIGYLRNGFLVEALIVYCDMLSRLVLPGNFAFSMALKACAELSELRVGRAVHAQIVKSSEEPDQVVSNALLRLYAENGCFVDVFKVFDTMPERNVVSWNSLIASFAQRDQVFQSLDCFRRMQGQGMGFSWVTLTTILPVCARMTALHFGKEIHAQIVKSTKRPDVPVLNSLVDMYAKSGAIDYCKRVFDGMQSKDLTSWNTVLAGYASNGFMEEGMKLFAQMVESGIRPDGVTFIALLSGCSHAGLTDEGQSLFSKMKEGYGVSPTFEHYACLVDMLGRAGRIKEALDIVENMPMKPTGSIWGSLLNSCRLQGNVSLAERAAMELFELERHNPGNYVMLSNIYANAGMWEGVNRVRELMKDRGIKKEAGCSWIQIKNKIHTFVAGGSFEFRNSTEFKKVWSELMDAMEEVGYNTDTSVVLHDVNEQTKAMWVCGHSERIALTFALVHTAARMPIRITKNLRICADCHSWVKIVSMVTGREIVLRDTNRFHHFKGGACSCKDYW, from the coding sequence ATGATTGCCGCCATTTCTCTCTCAACGAACAAACCTGGCGCTTCAACCAACATAACTGTACCTTCTTTAATCCCCAACGGTCCTCAAAAACCTAGCAAACCTCTACCTTCAACCCTCAAATGGCTCGCCAAATCCGGCAAATTAGACGAGGCCCTTCGCCTGATCGAATCCTCACCCTCCAAATTAACAGCCACCCAGTCGGACATCGAGGCCTACTCCCTCCTCCTCCACACCTGCATCTCCAGAAGATCCTTAGAGCACGGCCAAAGGCTTTATCTCCAGCTTCTCCTCTCCGACGACAGAGGTGAAAACGGCATCCTTCTCCGAAACCCCACCTTGAAAAGCAAGCTCATTACGCTCTACTCCGTTTGCGGCAGAGTCGACGATGCTCGCTCTGTTTTTTATGATGGGGTTGAAGATGGTCAGATGCCGGAGTCGGTGTGGGTGGCGATGGCTATCGGGTACTTGCGAAACGGGTTCTTGGTGGAAGCATTGATTGTGTACTGTGACATGCTGAGCAGGTTAGTCCTGCCGGGTAATTTCGCTTTTTCGATGGCCTTGAAGGCGTGTGCCGAGCTGTCTGAGTTGAGGGTTGGTAGGGCGGTCCATGCCCAGATTGTGAAATCCAGTGAAGAGCCTGATCAGGTGGTGAGTAATGCTCTGCTGCGGTTGTATGCGGAGAACGGGTGTTTTGTGGATGTCTTCAAGGTGTTCGATACAATGCCTGAGAGAAATGTTGTGTCTTGGAACTCTTTGATTGCGAGTTTTGCTCAACGAGACCAAGTGTTTCAGTCATTGGATTGTTTTAGAAGGATGCAAGGACAAGGGATGGGATTCAGTTGGGTCACCCTCACGACGATTTTACCAGTTTGCGCTAGAATGACTGCACTTCATTTCGGGAAAGAGATACATGCCCAGATTGTAAAGTCCACCAAGAGACCAGATGTACCTGTACTAAACTCACTTGTCGACATGTATGCGAAATCTGGAGCAATTGATTACTGTAAGAGGGTGTTTGATGGAATGCAAAGTAAAGACTTGACATCATGGAATACTGTGCTGGCAGGGTATGCCAGCAATGGGTTTATGGAAGAGGGAATGAAATTGTTTGCTCAGATGGTAGAGTCTGGCATCCGACCAGATGGGGTAACATTTATAGCTTTGTTGTCTGGCTGTAGCCATGCGGGGCTTACTGATGAAGGACAAAGTTTATTTAGTAAAATGAAGGAGGGTTATGGCGTGTCACCAACATTTGAGCATTATGCTTGCTTGGTGGATATGTTGGGTAGAGCCGGTAGAATTAAGGAAGCGTTAGATATAGTGGAAAACATGCCTATGAAGCCAACTGGTAGCATATGGGGATCGTTACTCAACTCATGTCGGCTCCAAGGCAATGTTTCTCTTGCAGAGCGAGCTGCAATGGAGTTGTTTGAGCTTGAACGACACAATCCTGGGAACTATGTGATGCTCTCAAACATTTATGCAAATGCAGGGATGTGGGAAGGTGTGAATAGGGTTAGGGAACTAATGAAGGATAGGGGAATAAAAAAGGAGGCTGGATGCAGTTGGATACAAATAAAGAACAAAATTCACACATTTGTAGCAGGTGGCAGTTTTGAATTTCGTAATTCAACTGAGTTTAAAAAGGTTTGGAGTGAATTGATGGATGCTATGGAAGAGGTTGGATACAACACTGACACCAGTGTTGTCCTACATGATGTAAATGAACAAACCAAAGCAATGTGGGTTTGTGGACATAGTGAAAGAATCGCACTTACGTTTGCACTTGTCCACACTGCTGCCAGAATGCCAATTAGGATTACAAAGAACTTGCGCATTTGTGCAGATTGCCACTCCTGggtgaaaatagtttcaatggTTACAGGGAGAGAGATTGTTTTGAGAGACACAAATCGCTTCCACCATTTCAAAGGAGGAGCATGCTCTTGCAAGGACTACTGGTAA
- the LOC126612461 gene encoding pentatricopeptide repeat-containing protein At3g14330 isoform X2, whose translation MIAAISLSTNKPGASTNITVPSLIPNGPQKPSKPLPSTLKWLAKSGKLDEALRLIESSPSKLTATQSDIEAYSLLLHTCISRRSLEHGQRLYLQLLLSDDRGENGILLRNPTLKSKLITLYSVCGRVDDARSVFYDGVEDGQMPESVWVAMAIGYLRNGFLVEALIVYCDMLSRLVLPGNFAFSMALKACAELSELRVGRAVHAQIVKSSEEPDQVVSNALLRLYAENGCFVDVFKVFDTMPERNVVSWNSLIASFAQRDQVFQSLDCFRRMQGQGMGFSWVTLTTILPVCARMTALHFGKEIHAQIVKSTKRPDVPVLNSLVDMYAKSGAIDYCKRVFDGMQSKDLTSWNTVLAGYASNGFMEEGMKLFAQMVESGIRPDGVTFIALLSGCSHAGLTDEGQSLFSKMKEGYGVSPTFEHYACLVDMLGRAGRIKEALDIVENMPMKPTGSIWGSLLNSCRLQGNVSLAERAAMELFELERHNPGNYVMLSNIYANAGMWEGVNRVRELMKDRGIKKEAGCSWIQIKNKIHTFVAGGSFEFRNSTEFKKVWSELMDAMEEVGYNTDTSVVLHDVNEQTKAMWVCGHSERIALTFALVHTAARMPIRITKNLRICADCHSWVKIVSMVTGREIVLRDTNRFHHFKGGACSCKDYW comes from the exons ATGATTGCCGCCATTTCTCTCTCAACGAACAAACCTGGCGCTTCAACCAACATAACTGTACCTTCTTTAATCCCCAACGGTCCTCAAAAACCTAGCAAACCTCTACCTTCAACCCTCAAATGGCTCGCCAAATCCGGCAAATTAGACGAGGCCCTTCGCCTGATCGAATCCTCACCCTCCAAATTAACAGCCACCCAGTCGGACATCGAGGCCTACTCCCTCCTCCTCCACACCTGCATCTCCAGAAGATCCTTAGAGCACGGCCAAAGGCTTTATCTCCAGCTTCTCCTCTCCGACGACAGAGGTGAAAACGGCATCCTTCTCCGAAACCCCACCTTGAAAAGCAAGCTCATTACGCTCTACTCCGTTTGCGGCAGAGTCGACGATGCTCGCTCTGTTTTTTATGATGGGGTTGAAGATGGTCAGATGCCGGAGTCGGTGTGGGTGGCGATGGCTATCGGGTACTTGCGAAACGGGTTCTTGGTGGAAGCATTGATTGTGTACTGTGACATGCTGAGCAGGTTAGTCCTGCCGGGTAATTTCGCTTTTTCGATGGCCTTGAAGGCGTGTGCCGAGCTGTCTGAGTTGAGGGTTGGTAGGGCGGTCCATGCCCAGATTGTGAAATCCAGTGAAGAGCCTGATCAGGTGGTGAGTAATGCTCTGCTGCGGTTGTATGCGGAGAACGGGTGTTTTGTGGATGTCTTCAAGGTGTTCGATACAATGCCTGAGAGAAATGTTGTGTCTTGGAACTCTTTGATTGCGAGTTTTGCTCAACGAGACCAAGTGTTTCAGTCATTGGATTGTTTTAGAAGGATGCAAGGACAAGGGATGGGATTCAGTTGGGTCACCCTCACGACGATTTTACCAGTTTGCGCTAGAATGACTGCACTTCATTTCGGGAAAGAGATACATGCCCAGATTGTAAAGTCCACCAAGAGACCAGATGTACCTGTACTAAACTCACTTGTCGACATGTATGCGAAATCTGGAGCAATTGATTACTGTAAGAGGGTGTTTGATGGAATGCAAAGTAAAGACTTGACATCATGGAATACTGTGCTGGCAGGGTATGCCAGCAATGGGTTTATGGAAGAGGGAATGAAATTGTTTGCTCAGATGGTAGAGTCTGGCATCCGACCAGATGGGGTAACATTTATAGCTTTGTTGTCTGGCTGTAGCCATGCGGGGCTTACTGATGAAGGACAAAGTTTATTTAGTAAAATGAAGGAGGGTTATGGCGTGTCACCAACATTTGAGCATTATGCTTGCTTGGTGGATATGTTGGGTAGAGCCGGTAGAATTAAGGAAGCGTTAGATATAGTGGAAAACATGCCTATGAAGCCAACTGGTAGCATATGGGGATCGTTACTCAACTCATGTCGGCTCCAAGGCAATGTTTCTCTTGCAGAGCGAGCTGCAATGGAGTTGTTTGAGCTTGAACGACACAATCCTGGGAACTATGTGATGCTCTCAAACATTTATGCAAATGCAGGGATGTGGGAAGGTGTGAATAGGGTTAGGGAACTAATGAAGGATAGGGGAATAAAAAAGGAGGCTGGATGCAGTTGGATACAAATAAAGAACAAAATTCACACATTTGTAGCAGGTGGCAGTTTTGAATTTCGTAATTCAACTGAGTTTAAAAAGGTTTGGAGTGAATTGATGGATGCTATGGAAGAGGTTGGATACAACACTGACACCAGTGTTGTCCTACATGATGTAAATGAACAAACCAAAGCAATGTGGGTTTGTGGACATAGTGAAAGAATCGCACTTACGTTTGCACTTGTCCACACTGCTGCCAGAATGCCAATTAGGATTACAAAGAACTTGCGCATTTGTGCAGATTGCCACTCCTGggtgaaaatagtttcaatggTTACAGGGAGAGAGATTGTTTTGAGAGACACAAATCGCTTCCACCATTTCAAAGGAGGAGCATGCTCTTGCAAGGACTACTG GTAA